A region of the Cyanobium usitatum str. Tous genome:
CCAGGCCCAGCAACAGCAAAGAACGGCGCTGTCTCAAGGCTCCTTGTAGATCACCCGACCCCGATCGTCATTGCCGACATCCAACAGCTCCGCGTGAAGCAACCGTTGGATCTCATCACGCACCTGGCGACTCTCCACCCCAGCCGGCAACTCCATCTCGACGAGGGCGTCATTAAGGGTGAAACCCAGCTCGCCGCGCCGCCTAGCCAAATGAACTAGCTGCCGCTCAACCGAGAGGGTCGAGCCCTGCAGCCGCAAAGGCAGGTTCGCCTGGTCAACCAGTTCGGGCATCAACCAGAGATCAACCAATTGGCCCACGAAGCAGAGACCAAAAGTGAGCAACCAGAGAGTGCCGCTGAGGGGCTTGCGGTTGTAAAAGCGATGCACGCCACAGACTCCCACCAGGCCCAGGGCCCA
Encoded here:
- a CDS encoding TM2 domain-containing protein — translated: MESFGGPAPPWGDPAVMGERRNLAFGYVLWALGLVGVCGVHRFYNRKPLSGTLWLLTFGLCFVGQLVDLWLMPELVDQANLPLRLQGSTLSVERQLVHLARRRGELGFTLNDALVEMELPAGVESRQVRDEIQRLLHAELLDVGNDDRGRVIYKEP